Proteins from a single region of Manis javanica isolate MJ-LG chromosome 5, MJ_LKY, whole genome shotgun sequence:
- the KLF3 gene encoding Krueppel-like factor 3 yields MLMFDPVPVKQEAMDPVSVSYPSNYMESMKPNKYGVIYSTPLPDKFFQTPEGLSHGMQMEPVDLTVNKRSSPPSTGSSPSSLKFQASHRRGSPGLSMPSSSPPVKKYSPPPPGVQPFGVPLSMPPVMAAALSRHGIRSPGILPVIQPVVVQPVPFMYTSHLQQPLMVSLSEEMENSNSSMQVPVIESYEKPILQKKIKIEPGIEPQRTDYYPEEMSPPLMNSVSPPQALLQENHPSVIVQPGKRPLPVESPDTQRKRRIHRCDYDGCNKVYTKSSHLKAHRRTHTGEKPYKCTWEGCTWKFARSDELTRHFRKHTGIKPFQCPDCDRSFSRSDHLALHRKRHMLV; encoded by the exons ATGCTCATGTTTGACCCAGTCCCTGTCAAGCAAGAGGCCATGGACCCTGTCTCGGTG TCATACCCATCGAATTACATGGAGTCAATGAAGCCCAACAAGTATGGTGTCATCTACTCCACACCGTTACCTGACAAGTTCTTCCAGACCCCAGAAGGCCTGTCGCACGGGATGCAGATGGAGCCAGTGGACCTCACTGTGAACAAACGGAGCTCCCCGCCCTCCACAGGGAGCTCTCCTTCCTCGCTGAAGTTTCAGGCCTCGCACCGGAGAGGCTCGCCCGGGTTGAGCATGCCCTCTTCCAGCCCGCCCGTGAAAAAGTACTCACCGCCTCCCCCGGGAGTGCAGCCCTTTGGCGTGCCGCTGTCCATGCCTCCCGTGATGGCCGCAGCCCTCTCCCGGCACGGGATCCGGAGCCCCGGGATCCTGCCCGTCATACAGCCGGTGGTGGTGCAGCCGGTCCCCTTTATGTACACCAGTCACCTCCAGCAGCCGCTCATGGTCTCCTTATCCGAGGAAATGGAAAATTCAAATAGTAGCATGCAAG tacctGTAATTGAATCATATGAGAAGCctatattacagaaaaaaattaaaatagaacctGGGATTGAACCACAGAGGACAGATTATTATCCTGAAGAAATGTCACCCCCTTTAATGAACTCAGTGTCCCCCCCGCAAGCATTGTTGCAAGA GAACCACCCTTCTGTCATAGTGCAGCCGGGGAAGAGACCTTTACCTGTGGAGTCTCCCGACACCCAGAGGAAGCGGCGGATACACAGATGTGATTATGATGGATGCAACAAAGTGTACACTAAGAGCTCTCACTTGAAAGCACACAGAAGAACACATACAG GAGAAAAACCCTACAAATGTACATGGGAAGGATGCACATGGAAGTTTGCTCGGTCTGATGAACTAACAAGACATTTCCGAAAACATACTGGAATCAAACCTTTCCAGTGTCCAGACTGTGACCGCAGCTTCTCCCGTTCCGACCATCTTGCCCTACACAGGAAACGCCACATGCTAGTTTGA